In Crinalium epipsammum PCC 9333, the following are encoded in one genomic region:
- a CDS encoding thiazole synthase, with translation MQTIEKSTQIKSDRPLVIAGKTFKSRLMTGTGKYRTIEEMQQSIIASGCEIVTVAVRRVQTKAPGHEGLAEALDWTKIWMLPNTAGCQTAEDAIRVARLGREMAKLLGQEDNNFVKLEVIPDTKYLLPDPIGTLQAAEQLVKEGFAVLPYINADPLLAKRLEDVGCVTVMPLGSPIGSGQGINNAANIQIIIDNANVPVVVDAGIGAPSEAAQAMEMGADALLINSAIALAQNPVAMARAMGLAAEAGRLAYEAGRIPVKTYASASSPLTGTITN, from the coding sequence ATGCAAACTATTGAAAAGTCTACACAAATAAAGAGCGATCGCCCTCTCGTTATCGCTGGAAAAACTTTTAAATCTCGCTTGATGACGGGAACAGGTAAGTATCGCACAATTGAAGAAATGCAGCAAAGTATTATTGCCAGTGGTTGCGAAATTGTGACTGTTGCTGTACGTCGGGTGCAAACGAAAGCACCAGGGCATGAAGGTTTGGCAGAGGCGCTAGATTGGACAAAGATTTGGATGCTACCTAATACCGCAGGTTGTCAAACTGCTGAAGATGCTATCCGCGTTGCTAGATTAGGGCGAGAGATGGCGAAGTTATTAGGACAGGAAGATAATAATTTTGTCAAGTTAGAAGTTATCCCTGACACTAAATATTTATTACCCGATCCGATTGGGACATTGCAAGCCGCAGAACAGCTTGTAAAAGAAGGCTTTGCGGTGTTGCCATATATTAATGCCGATCCATTACTAGCAAAACGTTTAGAAGATGTTGGCTGTGTAACAGTGATGCCTTTGGGTTCGCCGATTGGTTCTGGACAAGGGATTAACAATGCTGCCAATATTCAGATAATTATTGATAATGCTAATGTTCCGGTGGTTGTAGATGCAGGAATCGGCGCACCTAGCGAAGCTGCACAGGCGATGGAAATGGGGGCGGATGCTTTGTTGATTAATAGTGCGATCGCACTAGCTCAAAACCCTGTAGCAATGGCGCGGGCTATGGGTTTGGCTGCTGAAGCAGGTCGTCTTGCTTACGAAGCTGGAAGAATTCCTGTTAAGACTTACGCTAGTGCAAGTTCTCCTTTAACTGGCACGATTACTAATTAA
- a CDS encoding DUF4079 domain-containing protein, translated as MNLPSFLWLWRSAAWSMGFAVLAYLLLGITGWMLSRQEEQENPQPKWLKPFHNITGIILVGLVLFLLAIGIVGTLGHFGTLGHSAHLPAGLAVVGLVLLSAGSAIMITPERAWLRSIHNGTNIALFVGLVWVSITGWVVVQKYLP; from the coding sequence GTGAATTTACCTTCATTCCTGTGGCTGTGGAGAAGTGCTGCTTGGTCGATGGGCTTTGCTGTTTTGGCGTATTTACTTTTAGGTATTACCGGATGGATGTTAAGCCGCCAAGAAGAACAAGAAAATCCGCAGCCTAAATGGTTAAAACCTTTTCATAACATCACTGGGATAATTCTAGTTGGTTTAGTTTTGTTCTTATTAGCAATTGGGATTGTCGGTACACTAGGTCATTTTGGTACATTAGGACATTCTGCCCACTTACCAGCAGGTTTGGCAGTAGTAGGGTTAGTTTTACTTTCTGCTGGTAGCGCCATTATGATTACGCCTGAACGTGCTTGGTTACGTTCTATCCATAATGGGACAAATATTGCTTTATTTGTGGGATTAGTTTGGGTTTCAATTACAGGCTGGGTTGTAGTACAAAAGTATTTGCCTTGA
- a CDS encoding DUF1830 domain-containing protein, which yields MAQILDPVPSDGSNVILCCYVNATSQMQIARITNVPNWYFERVVFPGQRLVFEAIADAHLEIHTGMMASAILSDHIPCVELSVNDTISTISITETSQEKKDYNPTLSPVNHKIIATPEPLTTSTLC from the coding sequence ATGGCTCAGATTCTTGATCCCGTACCTTCGGATGGTTCTAATGTAATTTTGTGCTGCTATGTCAATGCCACAAGTCAAATGCAGATTGCTCGGATCACCAACGTTCCCAACTGGTATTTTGAGAGAGTGGTCTTTCCAGGGCAACGTTTGGTATTTGAGGCGATCGCAGATGCTCACTTAGAAATTCACACTGGCATGATGGCAAGTGCGATTCTTTCAGATCATATACCATGCGTAGAGCTTTCTGTCAACGACACCATATCAACAATATCAATTACAGAAACAAGTCAGGAAAAAAAAGATTATAACCCAACTTTGTCCCCTGTCAATCATAAAATAATTGCCACCCCAGAACCTTTAACAACATCCACCCTTTGCTAA
- a CDS encoding hemolysin XhlA family protein, translating into MSITIESDLKEILTKIDQKLDTLSRDVTDLKVGQARLEEKVDGLEKRLESKLDGLSKRMDNQEFLSRGVLIGLIVAILGGFAKLFGFVNVQ; encoded by the coding sequence ATGAGTATAACCATTGAATCAGACCTCAAGGAAATTTTAACCAAAATTGACCAGAAGCTAGACACGCTTAGTCGTGACGTTACAGACCTAAAAGTAGGTCAGGCTAGGCTAGAAGAAAAGGTAGACGGACTAGAAAAACGACTGGAATCAAAGTTAGACGGACTTAGCAAGCGAATGGACAATCAAGAATTTCTCAGTCGTGGCGTTTTAATCGGGCTGATTGTAGCTATTCTAGGAGGATTCGCTAAACTGTTTGGTTTTGTCAATGTACAGTAA